ACATGCCGACTTGGTGTGGCGGGTTTGCAAGCGGGTGGCACGTGACCAACATACTGCGGAAGACGCTTTCCAGGCCACGTTCCTGGCACTCTTACGGAGAGCCGCGTTCGTACGCGGGGCGTCGGCAGTAGGATTTCTTCATCAGGTTGCTTTTCGAGCCGCCCTGAAAGCGAAACCGCGAGACACCGTGTCACCTTTGCCCGAGGATGTCGCTTCGCAGACTCCGGAACCGGACCAAGTTGCTGCCGCATCCGAACTCGGGCGGTTGCTACACGCCGAACTGAACTTGCTCCCGGATCGTTACCGAGTGCCCCTGGTGTTGTGCTATCTGAACGGATTTACTCAGGCCGAAGCCGCGGCCCGTCTCGGGTGTCCGGTCGGTACGGTCTCCGCGCAACTGAGCCGGGGCTGCGATCGCCTTCGGGCCCGACTCATGCGTCGCGGTATCGTGTTGCCGGCATCCGGGGTGGCCGGAATGTTTGTCACAACCGTGGAAGCGGTTTCTCAGTCGTTAATCCAAATCACTGCGAGCGTCAGGACGGGCGTCCCCGTACCGGCCGTCGCCAGCCTTGCCAGGAAGGTGTTAATTTCCATGCGCTACGCGCACATAAAGACTTTTCTCCTCCCGATCTTCGCGACGATCATTGCGTTCGGGGGAGTGGCATGGTCTGTCGGGCAGACACCAAAACCGCCCGTGCCGAAGCAAGCCTTGGCCGTGCCTCCGGCACCGAAGCCGCCTAAAGATTTCAATATTTTGATGATCAGACTCGGTGAGATGAAGCCCAAGATGGGTCAAGACGAGTGGGCCCTCGTGATCCGCGACCTGATACTACTCGGAGCGGATGCAGTCCCCGACCTCATCCAGGCGCTGGATAAAGCCGACGACGTATATACTTTGCGCTGTTTGGCGTTCGTGGCCCGCGGGATCGGAGACAAACGGGTCATCCCGGCCCTGATCCGGGCATTCCCAAAGACGTGTGAGTCTGGAAGCAGCGATTGCGCGTTCATAGCAAAGGACCCGGAATTGCTCGCGTTCATGCAGAAGCACGATACCCGTAAAGGGGATGGGGGCACCCACTACGACTTTGGCCGTGCGATCACCGAGGTTCGCCTGACGCTTCAGAAGATGACCGGGGTCAAGCATGGGGAGGACGAACTGAATTTCGCCCACCTCGGAGGTTCCGCACGCCAACAGTATCTCCAGCGTTCCCAATTCCACCGATGCGCCGACCGTTGGGCGAAGTGGTGGGAAGGTCACTGGAAAGAACTCATCAGTGATGAACGTTATTCTCGCGTCGACTTGCCTGCCTTGGCGGTCGTACCTGCCACCTCTGCGGGCGAGTTTCCCCACGGTCCAAAGGCGAAAATCACAGGGTGGGTCTCCGGCGGTTATCTTCAATCGGTCCACAACCCGAAGGCGAAGCAGGTCTTCCTGGATCTGGATTCCGGCCGGGAGGCTGCCCTCCCCGAGCGACTTCGTTCGGCAGTGGGCCAACCCGAACGAATTGACGACATTGCTGCCTGGGCGGCGGCCGAAGGGTTGGATCTCATGTGTACTGAGTATCTGATTCCAGGGGACGAGAAGCCGCACTACGTTCTTAGGGGGTTGGGGTTGGCAACCTGGCGATTCGCCGGTGACCGCCGGGAGGAGTTGAAGACGGACTTATTACGGAAAGACCCCTTGGAAGGCGGGACCCGCGTCGACGGACTGCTCGTCCGATTCAACACCCAGCTCGGACGATACGACCCGGCGGACACGTCGACGTATTTATTCCATACCCGTGAGGGCGGATGCGGAGCGTTGTTTGTGGGTGTCGAAGTTCACGACAACAGCATGCAGAATGGTTTCTTCCCCTCCCCGATAAACATCGATCTCAACCCGGTTGGGTTTCAAAAAGGCCGACGACTGGCTTACACCCTCATCAGCAATGCAGACTGACTCTCGCTGCCAAAGAGAGGGATAGCCCCAAACGCTTCACAGCGCGTGGGGCTGCGGTTGAGTAGTCAACGTCCGGATTAGGTCCGTTATGGGCCGCAAGTCGGTATCGAGTCCGATCCGCAGCGCATGTCGGAGGGAGCCAGTGGAGCTACTCCTGACGGATTCCGTGGTTCACTGTCACGCCGTGTAAAATTTTGTCTTTGGTGCATCTCGGTGGTTTGTTTTCGATGTGTGGTTGAGCAGATACTGACCCTTTCGTTGGCAGACGTGACCATTTCTTGTGCTGGAGTACTCGATTCCGTTCTTCGGCCGCACGCGGTTCACCACCACAGATTTGCTGCTTGCTCTCAGCGCGCGGGAACGGGCCGCGGATACATTCCCGCAGCCCTGTTCACAGGTTCTAGTTTTTAATCACGGAGCTTAATTGCCCGTGATTTTTCTAGCTATCCGGGGCATGGGGAAGAGTCTCCCTGGGCACGATGTGCGGGGGGACAGAGTAGTTGAGGAGCTGCGTTTGCATCGCAAGACCCTCCTGAAGGGCGCGGGCGGGGGCAGAGAGCCCGAGATGTCGCCCGACGTGAAAATTTAGTGCAGATGCCGCGCCAAACATGTCAGGGAAAGCCACTTCTGGCGCAGTATCATAACGCAGGGCTTTGGAGTCGTTGGCCGTGATCAGTCGGAGCCGCCGAGGTCGAGCCACAGATCGTCGTACCCATGAGGGCAGACGTCATCAGCCAGACAGATCAGTTGGTCGCAGTCCGATGCGATGGAGGCTTGCATACTTCGGCCCTCTTGGCTTTGGCGGTGAGGCGATGGGAGTGATTAAGCAGCGGGCGTGCCACGGCGCCGTGCGGATTTTTTGCGACCTTTCTTGAGGCCATCCTGACGCGCAAGCGGCGGATTCTTTCGCGTTTCACCCGGGCGAGAGCGCCGGTACGAGAGGTTGGGGCATTCAGTCAAATTAGACGGCTGCAACTTGTTCCCGTCGTTGGGTAGGAACTACATTTCGTTGTAAACGTGGGAAGCAAAACTTACCCCCTGACGGGGCCGATCTGGGCGATCCCTCCGGGCCGTGTTCTGCAGGGCTTCGGCCCTGCGGGTAAGAAGCTCAAGTTACATGTTTCCATTCCCTTCCGTGCCGAATATTACTTATCAGGCCGCGAGTCACGCAGTAGATTTTTGCGATTTCTGTCGGCGTCGATTTCTCTAACAGAATCCGGTCCGCACAGCGGACCCTACAAAACAAGACTTGACCCTGACGGGCGATCAGCGCTCGGCCGGTTCCTTCAACTTCGCCGCGAACTGCTTGCGGAATTTCGCCACCTTCGGGCTAATCACGTAAGCGCAATACGGCTGATACGGGTTGTCGCGGTAATAGCCCTGGTGGTACCCCTCAGCGGGGTAGAACTTCGTAAACGGGGCTACTTCCGTTACGACCGGGTCCGCCCAGAGTTTTTCCGCCGTCACCTCGGCAATGACCTCTTCGGCCACCCGTTTCTGTTCCGGCGAGTGGTAGAAAATCACCGAGCGGTATTGCGGTCCGACGTCGTTCCCCTGCCGGTTGAGCGTCGTCGGGTCGTGGGCCGTCAAGAACACCCGCAGGATGTCTCGGAACGAAACGACGGCCGGGTCGAACCGGATTTGCAACACCTCGGCGTGCCCGGTCGTCTTCGTGCAGACTTGTTCGTAAGTCGGGTTCGGAACGTGACCGCCGGCATACCCGGATTCGACGGACTCGACGCCCTTGAGGAGTTCAAACACGGCCTCCACGCACCAGAAGCAGCCGCCGCCGAGGGTGGCGGTTTCGCGGGACGGGTTGGCAGAAGTTGTCATGTCTGTTATCTCGTGAATAGCCGAGTTTGACTATACCGTTGTCAGAAAACGTTGAACAATCGCATTGAATTCGTCCGGGGCTTCCAGGTTGCTCAGGTGTCCGGCGGCCGGGACGACCTCGAGTTTGGCCCCGGGAATCGCCGCGGCCAGTTCACGAGCCACGTCCGGGGGCGTCAGCACGTCCTCGGCGCCGACGATCACCAGCGTTGGAACATTGATAGACGCGAGGTTCGGGGTCGCGTCGGGTCGGTCGCGCAGGGCGACGAGCGCGGCCGCGACGCCGTCAATGGACTGAGCAGCACCCATTTGTCGTACCGCGGTCACGACCTCGGGCCGTTTCGCGTGCGTGGTCGCGCCGAGCAACCGCGGGATCATTTGATCGATCACGGCGCCGGCGCGCTGATCGCGGACCAGTTCAATCGACTTGTTCCGCCCGGCTTTCACTTCAGCGGTATCTGCCCCGCCCTTTGTGTCAGCCAGAATGAGTCCGGCCAGTTGACTCGGGTAGTGCCGCGCGAACGCCAGGGCCACGTACCCGCCCATCGAAAGCCCACCGAGTACGACGGGAACGGTTATGCCGATTCCGTCGAGGAAATCCGCGAGGGCGTCCGCCGCGGTGTCGACAGTCCACCCGCCGTCCGGGACCGGCGAGCCGCCGAAGCCGAACAGGTCGGGGGCGAGAACCCGCCGCCCGCCGCCCGGCCCACCGGAAAGCGCAACCAGTTGCGGAGCCCACATTTCGCGACACTGAGGGTACGCGTGCAACAGCACCAGCGGCGGCCCGTCCCCGGTCCCGGCTTCGTCATACGTTAACGAAATCCGGTCGTGTAAGGCATTCCAGGTATTCATAACCATAACTCGCGAGATTCCTGTTAAACTTTACCGCCTCATGGGTAAAGATAACGGAGTAGTGCGGGCACTACCAACCCACCCCATAGCGACTCGCGAATATGACTCGACTTCTGACCGGCCTTAATAAATGCCGCATGTCGGTTCGTTTGCCCTTGTTCCGCTCGACCGGCCGAGTGGTTCTTGCCGTCGGGCTCGGGTTGGCGGTGGGGTGCGCGCGGCCGGCCCCGCCGATCGTTCAGACCAAGCCGGCGGAAGTCGTCATCGACAACCCGATCGCCCGCGAGATCACCGACTTCGAAGACTTCCCCGGCCGGACCGACGCCGTGAACGCCATCGATCTGCGCTCGCGCGTCACCGGGTATCTCGATTCGGTCCACTTCAAAGACGGGTCGGACGTGAAGCAGGGCGACCTGCTCTTCAAGATCGACCCCCGGGTGTACAAGGCCGAGCTGGAGCGGACCGAAGCCGCTCTCGAACAGGCCCGGGCCCGGGACGCGCGGCTCAAAAAGGACCACGAACGGGCACTGGGTTTGAAGGGGGTCAGCGCGGAGGAATTGGATCGGATTGCCGGGGACAAGGCGGAAGCGGAAGCGGGCGTCGCGGTGGCGATTGCCGCCCGGCGGCTCGCACAACAGAACGTCGAATACACCGAGATCCATGCCCCGCTCTCCGGCCGGATGAGCCGCCGGTATGCGGACCCCGGGAACCTCATCAAGGCCGACGACACGATCCTGAGTTCGGTCGTGCAGATCGACCCCATTCACGTTAACTTCGACATCGACGACCGGACCATGCTCCACGCCCGCCGACTGATTCAAGAAGGCAAGATGACGTCGTCGCGGGTGAAGGCGATGGAGGTCAAGGTCGGGCTGCCGGACGAAGAAGGCTTCTCGCTGACCGGGATCGTGAACTTCACGGACAACAAGATCGACCCCGGCACCGGTACGCTCCGCGCCCGCGCGGTCGTGGACAACAAGATTTTCGCGAACAACTCCCAGTCCGGCGAGGGCAAGAGTTCGTTCCTGCTTTCCCCGGGGCTGTTCGTCCGCGTCCGCATACCGATCGGCCACCCGCACGCATCCGTTCTCGTCCCCGAGGAAGCGGTCGGGACGGACCAGGGGCAGAAATTCGTTTACATTCTCAACGAAAAAGACGAGGTCGTTTACCGGAAGGTTCGGCTCGGGCGGACGATCAACAACCTTCGCGTGGTCGAACCGGACGAAACCGGGAAGCTGAACTTGTCGGACAAGGATCGCGTGATCGTCAGCGGTCTCCAGCGCGTCCGGCCGGGCGTGAAGGTGACGCCGAAGATGGCCGAGAAGAAAACGGACGCGAAGGCGGTCGAGAAAACGCCGGCCGAGAAAAAAGCCTCGCCGGGCAGTCCGTCGGGCGAACCGGTGAGCCAACCCGTGGTCGCCGTCCCTCAAAGCA
This is a stretch of genomic DNA from Fimbriiglobus ruber. It encodes these proteins:
- the msrA gene encoding peptide-methionine (S)-S-oxide reductase MsrA encodes the protein MTTSANPSRETATLGGGCFWCVEAVFELLKGVESVESGYAGGHVPNPTYEQVCTKTTGHAEVLQIRFDPAVVSFRDILRVFLTAHDPTTLNRQGNDVGPQYRSVIFYHSPEQKRVAEEVIAEVTAEKLWADPVVTEVAPFTKFYPAEGYHQGYYRDNPYQPYCAYVISPKVAKFRKQFAAKLKEPAER
- a CDS encoding alpha/beta fold hydrolase; protein product: MNTWNALHDRISLTYDEAGTGDGPPLVLLHAYPQCREMWAPQLVALSGGPGGGRRVLAPDLFGFGGSPVPDGGWTVDTAADALADFLDGIGITVPVVLGGLSMGGYVALAFARHYPSQLAGLILADTKGGADTAEVKAGRNKSIELVRDQRAGAVIDQMIPRLLGATTHAKRPEVVTAVRQMGAAQSIDGVAAALVALRDRPDATPNLASINVPTLVIVGAEDVLTPPDVARELAAAIPGAKLEVVPAAGHLSNLEAPDEFNAIVQRFLTTV
- a CDS encoding efflux RND transporter periplasmic adaptor subunit, with the translated sequence MSVRLPLFRSTGRVVLAVGLGLAVGCARPAPPIVQTKPAEVVIDNPIAREITDFEDFPGRTDAVNAIDLRSRVTGYLDSVHFKDGSDVKQGDLLFKIDPRVYKAELERTEAALEQARARDARLKKDHERALGLKGVSAEELDRIAGDKAEAEAGVAVAIAARRLAQQNVEYTEIHAPLSGRMSRRYADPGNLIKADDTILSSVVQIDPIHVNFDIDDRTMLHARRLIQEGKMTSSRVKAMEVKVGLPDEEGFSLTGIVNFTDNKIDPGTGTLRARAVVDNKIFANNSQSGEGKSSFLLSPGLFVRVRIPIGHPHASVLVPEEAVGTDQGQKFVYILNEKDEVVYRKVRLGRTINNLRVVEPDETGKLNLSDKDRVIVSGLQRVRPGVKVTPKMAEKKTDAKAVEKTPAEKKASPGSPSGEPVSQPVVAVPQSTSATPASPPGRAAGSQ